In one window of Rhizobium oryzihabitans DNA:
- a CDS encoding ABC transporter substrate-binding protein, which produces MALWLCGAGHGMAEPKLNVLCGVDEAWCLTMQRAFEAKAGLEISMVRKSTGEILDQIRAERSHPTVDVWWGGTGDTHLQAGSEGLLEEYTPVHQRDLLPWAQNFYAMSGSKSAGIYAGALGFAYNSELLAKNNLPAPTCWKDLAKDIYRGHILTGNPNYSGTAFTMLATLVQLFGEEEAFGFMAKLNQNVVSYTKVGAAPVKAAARGEIVIGISFMHDAVTQKIEGFPLVIVAPCEGTGYEIGAVSIVKGNHNDALAQAFVEFALSPEGQATGAKAGQNQVPSNARATLPLTAPDISMIKMVDYDFATFGQPEERSRLLSRFDSEIHPSQTQ; this is translated from the coding sequence ATGGCCCTATGGCTGTGCGGCGCAGGGCATGGCATGGCCGAGCCGAAGTTGAACGTCCTTTGTGGCGTCGACGAGGCTTGGTGTTTGACCATGCAGCGGGCTTTTGAGGCCAAGGCAGGTCTCGAGATTTCGATGGTGAGGAAGAGCACCGGCGAAATTCTCGACCAGATTCGTGCCGAACGATCCCATCCCACCGTCGACGTCTGGTGGGGCGGTACTGGCGATACCCATTTGCAGGCCGGCTCGGAAGGCCTGCTGGAAGAGTACACGCCCGTGCATCAGCGGGATCTGCTGCCCTGGGCGCAGAATTTCTATGCGATGTCCGGCTCGAAATCGGCTGGCATCTATGCCGGTGCACTGGGCTTTGCCTATAATTCGGAACTGCTCGCGAAGAACAACCTGCCCGCACCCACCTGCTGGAAGGATCTGGCAAAGGATATCTATCGCGGCCACATCCTGACCGGAAATCCGAACTATTCCGGCACGGCCTTCACCATGCTGGCCACCCTCGTTCAGCTCTTCGGCGAGGAGGAGGCTTTTGGTTTCATGGCGAAGCTCAATCAGAACGTCGTGAGCTATACCAAGGTTGGTGCAGCGCCGGTCAAGGCGGCGGCGCGGGGCGAGATCGTGATCGGCATTTCTTTCATGCATGATGCCGTGACCCAGAAGATAGAAGGCTTCCCGCTGGTGATCGTCGCGCCCTGCGAGGGGACGGGCTATGAGATCGGTGCGGTCAGCATCGTCAAGGGCAACCACAATGATGCGCTGGCACAGGCCTTCGTTGAATTCGCGCTGAGCCCCGAGGGGCAGGCGACCGGGGCCAAGGCCGGGCAAAATCAGGTGCCATCAAACGCCCGGGCGACATTGCCGCTGACGGCGCCTGACATATCGATGATCAAGATGGTGGATTACGACTTTGCCACCTTCGGACAGCCGGAAGAGCGAAGTCGGTTATTGAGCCGCTTCGATAGCGAAATCCACCCGAGCCAGACCCAGTAG